CAGGGGGGTAATGTGGTCATACGTGCAATCCTATCGGTGTCGAAAGGCCAACAATGGCTTAGGGGGCGAGTCTAACATCCGACCCCTCTCCCGGCACGGCCAGAGCGACCGGCGCCGCCCATCCCCCGACACCGCAGCAAAAAGGGGGATCCGAAGATCTCCCCCGATGCCTCCCGCCGTCCCACCGGGTCAATCACCCAGCTCGATGTAGGCGATTTGGTTGGATCGCTCGGTCTGCTTGCTGGTGTTCACAGCGATGTTCACCGTTTTTTTGCCCTCCTTGACCGCCAGAGCAATGGCCAAGAATCCATCGAATGCAGGGTGATTGAGCCCCGCGTGCATGTAGGTCTTGCCGCCGCACTGCCCGTTCAACACCACGATCAACTTATTCTGGAACTCGAACCCATCGTCACGGACCCCCTCGACCGTCACCGCCTTGAAGGTGAGCCCCTTGCACTGCACCGTTTCGGCCTGAGCAACCCCCGAAGCCGAAAACAACGCCGCCGCCAGCAACCATCCGATGCGTTTCATGATGCCTCCAAAATTGATGCGACATGGGAGGTGGCCATCCAGGGACGCTACCCGGAGCCACTGAGCGGGCCATCATCCCACCAGTGGGCCGATCCGCAAGAAAGAGTCCCATGGGGCCGCCCAACTTTTTTCGCCCCCCATGCAATATTCCCCAGCGTGATCCGTCTTCATAGGTATGGACACCACACTCACCCCCCTGGACGCCATGACCCAGCGCAACCAAGCCATCACCGAGACCGTCGCAAACCAGCGCGAGGGGCTGCTGCGTTTCATTCGCAGCCGGGTTCCGGAGCCGACCGAGGCCGAAGACATTCTGCAGGATGTCTTCTTCGAGTTCGTCAACGCCTACCGGCTGCCCCAGCCGATCGAGCAGGTCGGCGCCTGGCTCTACCGAGTGGCGCGCAATCGCATCGTCGACCGCTTTCGGCGCAAGCGGCCCGATCACTCGCTGTCGGAGCCGGTGGCGGGCCTGTCGGACGACGGACCCACCCTCCTCGAAGAGCTCCTCCCCTCTTCCGAGGGGGGGCCGGAGGCGCTCTTTGCCCGGCAGCGGTTGATGGAGGCGGTGCTGGCGGCGTTGGAGGAGCTGCCCGAAGAACAGAGGGAGGTGTTCATCGCCCACGAGCTGGAGGGGCGCAGTTTCAAAACTCTGG
The sequence above is a segment of the Proteobacteria bacterium CG1_02_64_396 genome. Coding sequences within it:
- a CDS encoding RNA polymerase subunit sigma-24 — its product is MDTTLTPLDAMTQRNQAITETVANQREGLLRFIRSRVPEPTEAEDILQDVFFEFVNAYRLPQPIEQVGAWLYRVARNRIVDRFRRKRPDHSLSEPVAGLSDDGPTLLEELLPSSEGGPEALFARQRLMEAVLAALEELPEEQREVFIAHELEGRSFKTLADQWGVSLNTLLSRKRYAVLHLRKRLRTIYDEFLDEEV